The genomic interval CATCGCACTGCCCGCCACCGCCAAGGGCGGCACGGTCAGCCGGATCACCGCGGCGCTGTCCGGGCCGGTCACCACGGCCCGCAGCGATGTGGACGTGGTCGTCACCGAATTCGGCGCGGCCGAACTCACCGGGCAGACCCTGGCCGAGCGGACCCGGCGCCTGATCGCGGTGGCGCACCCCGATTTTCGTGACGAGCTGGACCGGGCGGCCGACGTCGTCCGGCGGAGAGGTTTCTGATGTCCGACGCCGTACTGTTCGATGCCCGCCCCGACGGCATCGCCGTGATCACCGTGAACCGGCCGGAGCGCCGCAACTGCCTGGACTCGGCGGTGCGGGCCGGGCTGTTCGAGGCGTGGGACCGGTTCGAGCACGATCCGGCGCTGCGGGTCGCGATCCTCACCGGCGCGGGTACGAAGGCGTTCTGTGCCGGAGGCGATCTGGCGGAGATGGTGGCGACCGGGATGGGGGTGCCGCCGCGCGAGATGTTCCCGGTGCCCTACGACACCGTGGAGTTGTCCAAGCCGACCATCGCGGCGGTGAACGGCGCGGCGTTCGCCGGGGGCTGGATGATCGCGCAGGCCTGTGATCTGTGCGTGGCGAGCACCACCGCCACCTTCGCGGTCACCGAGGTGAGGGTGGGCCGCAGTTCGCCCTGGGCCGCACCGCTGATCCACATGATCCCGCAGCGGATCATGATGGAGTTGCTGCTGACCGGAAAACCGATCGACGCCCGCCGGGCCTATGAGATCGGCCTGGTGAACCGGCTCGCCGAACCCGGCGAATTGCTGGACACCGCGGTGGAATTGGCGACGGAGATCCTCGCGGGCGCCCCGCTGTCGGTGCGGGCCGCCCGCGATACCGTCATGCTCGCCACCGAGATGGGCCGCGCCGCGGCCTTGCGGGCCGCCCGGCACGCCTCGGTCGAGTGCTATACGAGCGAGGACGCGCAAGAGGGTCCGCGCGCCTTCGCGCAGAAGCGCAAGCCGCAGTGGCGGGGCCGTTGACGTCGCGCCCCGACATCAGGATGGCGCCCGGCGTCAGGATGGGGTGTGTCGGGCATTACGACGGGCGCCGGACGGGCGTTGGGCTCTGTCTACTCCGCCAGGGGACGGCGCAACGGGCAAGTGTTGTGGCTCAATCTTCTTCGCGTAGCAAGCGGAGAGGGGCGTGGTTGGCCCAGCCTTCTTGTGGCCAGTTGAACCAGCCGGAGGAGGCGTAGGTGCCGCCGTCGGGGTGCAGGGTGGTGCCGGTGAGGTAGGTGGACAGGGCCGAGGCCAGGAACACCACGCAGTGGGAGATGTCGGTGGCCGTGCCCACCCGGCCCATCGGGATGGCGATGCGCACCCCGGCTGGATCGTGCAACGCGTTGTCCGAGTGCGGCATCCGGGCCAGGCTCGGCGTCGGTACGTAGTCCGGGGCCACATTGTTGACCCGGATGCCGTCCGGGGCGACCTCCACCGCGAGGGTGCGGGCGAACTGCTCCACCCCCGCCTTGGCGGCCGCGTAGACCGCGAAACCCGGTGCGGCGCGGTGCGCTTCGATCGTGGTGATGTTGACGATGCTGCCGCCGCGCCCACCCGCCCGCATCCGGGGCACGGCCAGCGCGCAGGCGTGCAGCACGGTGCCCAGATTGGCGCGGATGAGCGCGTCCCAGCCCTTCGGCGCCGTCTCGGTGAACGGGGCGCGAAACGTGCCGCCGACCACATTGACCAGGGTGTCCACCCGGCCCCAGCGCGCGTCCACCGCGTCGAAGAACGACTCGAGTGTCGCCGGGTCGCGAGCGTCGCCGAGCTGGACCAGCGCGTCGCGGCGGTCTGCGGCCAGCTCGCGCCGCAGCGTTTCGGTGGCCTCGGAGTCCTTGTCCAGCACCGCGATTCGCACTCCGTTGGCGGCCAGGTCGGTCACGATCGCCCGCCCGAGGCCACCGGCGCCCCCGGTCACCACGGCGACCGTGCCGTCCAGACCCGCGCGCTGCTCGAACCAGTTCACCACGCCACCTTGCCGAGATAGGTGTCGCCGAAGGCGGCGACGAAGTCGAGCGTGGCTCGGTAGTCGCGGGTCCGGTGCGACACCACCACCCAGTCCACGCCCACCTCGGCGGCCTCCGCCAGCGCGGCGCGGTGCCGGTCGGCATCGAGGTCCGGATTCGCCAGTCCCGCACCCTGATACGAGTAGACCAGGGCGATGTGCTCGGTGCGCCCGGCTGCCGCCGCGTCCGCGCGGATCTTCGCGATGGCGCGGCCGACATCCGCGAGGGTGCCCAGGGCCGGGGTGCGAGCCGTCGTACTCAGTTCCGCGCCACCGGTCATCGGGATCCATCCCTGCGCGTGCGTGGTGACGCGGCGGCGGCTGAGTGCGGAGTTGCCGCCGATCCACATCGGGATGGGCTGCTGCACCGGCCGTGGCCGCGCCACCACGTCGCGGGCGTCGAAGTGGCGGCCCGCATAGCTGAACGGCTCGCCGCTCCAATGCCGGGGCAGCACCTCGAGCGCCTCGTCGAACAGGGCGTTGCGCTCGTCGAAATCGACTCCGAGCGCGTGGAATTCGCTCTTCTGGTAACCCGCGCCGAGCCCGAGCACCATCCGGCCGCCGGAGAGCTTGTCCAGGGTGGCCGCCGCCTTGGCCAGCAGCATCGGATTGCGGTACGGCGCGACCGACAGGTAGGTGAGCAGCCGCAGCCGCTCGGTCGCCGCCGCCGCGAAGGCCAGGGCGACGAACGGGTCCAGCGTCTGATGCCCGCCCGCGCCCAGCCAGCGCGCGCCCGGCGCCGGATGCTCGCTGAGCGAGATCGCGTCGAATCCGTACTGCTCGACCGCGGCCGCGACCTCCGGCAGCGGGCCCGCGTCGAGCAGGTCGCCCGCGTAGCCCGCGGATTCGGGGTAGTGGAAGATGAATCGCATCGCAGGTGCCCGTCCTTCGTCAGCGTCGGCCGTGTTCGACCTGGTTGAACGGCACATCGCGATCGGCGGCGTATTCGCGCGGCATGCCGAGCACACGCTCGCTGATCACATTGCGCGCCATCTCGGTGCTGCCCCCGGCCAGGCTCCACGCCGCCCGGAACAGGTAGTCCAGACCGACCTGGGTGGTGTCGGCCGGATCGCCGGGCGCGTGCGTGGCGGCCGTCGGCCCGGCGATGCGCACCGCCGTATCCGTTTGCAGCCAGGCGTTCTCGGCGCTGAACAGCCGGGTGATGGCGCCCGCCGCGGGCGGGAGCGCGCCACTGGTGATCGCGGCCGTGACATGCTCGATGAGCTGGTCGCGCACGACATTCATGGCGCGCGCCGCGCCGATGTCCTCCCGCGTGCGCGGATCGCCGAATTGCCCGGTGGCACGGGCGAGTTCGACGAGCTGGTTCGCCTCACCGCCCAGATGCGGGCGGGCGCCGCTGGTGTAGGGCGAGGTGCCGCCCAGCGCGGCCCGCTCGTGGCCCAGCAGCTGCGAGGCCGCCTCCCAGCCCGCGTCGACCTGGCCGAGCACCGCCTCGGGCGGCAGCGCCACGTCGTCGAAGAACTCCTGGCAGAACTCGGTCGAACCGGTCACCTGCTTGATCCGCTGCACCGTGACGCCCTCGGCGTGCACCGGCACCAGAAACAGGGTGAGCCCGCGGTGTTTGGGCACGTCCCAGTTGGTGCGGGCCAGGCACAGTCCGTAGTCGGCGGCGTACGCGCCGGAGCTCCAGATCTTGGAGCCGTTGAGGATCCAGCGCTCGCCGTCGCGTTCGGCGCGGGTGGTGAGCCCGGCGAGATCCGATCCGCCGCGCGGTTCGGACAGGAACTGCACCAGGATCTCCTCGCCGCGCAGCACGGCCGGCAGATGAGCGCGCTTCTGCTCCTCGGTGCCGAGATCGAGCAGCGTTGCCGCGCAGATGGACAGCGTCGGCACGTTCAGCAGCAGCGGCATCTCGTAGGGGATCGACTCCTCGGTGAAGGCGAGCTGATGCGCCGGGGACAGGCCCTGCCCGCCGTACTCGGCGGGGAAACAGATGCCGGCGAACCCGCCGTCGTAGAGGATTCGCTGCAACTGCCGGGCCCGGTCCCAGGCCCCCTCGGAGTAGGACTCGGCGGGTCCCGGGGGAGCGGGTGGCAGATGGTCACGCAACCAGTCGCGCGCACGGGCGCGGAACTCGGCGACGGGCTCGATTCCGGTGGCGGGCTCCAGGTCGATCGCCATGGGCGGCACTGCCTTTCGTGAGAGCGGGCGCGGCTCAGGCGGCCGCGGTGTCGAGTAGGTCGGTGATGTGGCGGCGGTGTTCCTCCGGCGTGCCGTACAGGGCCCGGCCCAAGGTGATCCGGCGCAGGTACAGGTGCAGGTCGTGCTCCCAGGTGACGCCGATGCCCCCGTGCAGCTGCACGCAGTCCTGCGCGATCGCCGGACTCTGGGCTCCCACATAGGATTTCGCGATGCTGACGGCCTCTTCGGCGGCCGCCGCCCCGTCGTCCCAGGCCGCCGCGGCGGCGGCCGAGGTGGCCCGGCACGCCTCGAGCCAGGTCTTGTTGTCGGCCATGCGGTGCTTGAGCGCCTGATAGGAGGCCAGCGGGCGGCCGAAGGTATAGCGGTCCGACAGCCAGCCCAGGGTCGCCTCCAGCGCGCGTTCGGTGGCGCCGACCATCTCGGCCGCGGTGAGCGTGGCGGCGGTGAGCGCCTGTGCGCGCACGGCGGCCGCGGCGTCGTCGCCGGTGTGGACCACCGCGTCCGCATCGACCGCGACATCGTCGAACGACACGCGCGCGGTGCGCCGGACCAGATCCAGGGTCCAGCCGGGAGTCACCGTCACCCCCGGCGCATCGGCGTGTACCAGCACCTGCACCGGGCCCTCCGGGCCGCGCGCGGTGACCAGGAACAGGTCCGCCTGATCGGCGGACTCGACGCGATCCTTCACGCCGGCGAGCCGGTAGCCGCTGCCGTCGGGTACCGCCCGGGTGCCCGGCGCGTCGATGGTCAGGGGCGGGAAGCCGCGACCCGGCTCGTAGATCGCCCAGGTCGCCACCTCCGCACCGGCGAGCACGGCGGTCACGACCCGCGAGTGCGTGCCCGCGGCCGAGGCCAGGCCCGCGAGCACCGCGTTGGTGGTGACGAACGGTCCCGGCGCGCACGCCCGGCCCAGTTCGGTCGCGATCAGGGCCAGCTCGGTCATCGGGCGGCCGGAGATCGTTCCGCCGCCGAGGTTCTCGGGCGCCAGCATGGCCGTCCAGCCCAGTTCCGCGCCGCGCCGCCACCACTGGCGGTCGAAGCCGGTCCCCGCCTCGCCGAGCGCGCGGACGGTGCTCACCGGCATCGTGTCGGCGAGGAAGTCACGTGTGGTCGATTGGAAGAACCGCTGGTCCGCGGTGGGGTCCTGGGGCATGGGGCCGGTCCTCTGGTTGACGCCGAGCTGGACATGTGGAAATCTCATACTCACAGATGAGAGCCATATTCTCAATCATGGAAGTCAACTGGCAACGTGGGTCGGGCGGTATTCCGGCCGGAGTGTCGAAGGGAACCGTCGAGTCGTGAAAAACTTCGAAGAGCTGGACTTCTTCCTCGGGCGGGAACTGGTCGACGATCCGTATCCGTATTTCGACGCCCTCCGTGCGCAGTGCCCGGTCACCCGCGAGAAGCACCACGACGTGATGATGGTGACCGGTTACGACGAGGCGCTCGAGGTCTACAACGACGTCGAGCGGTTCTCCTCCTGCATTTCGGTGACCGGTCCGTTCCCCGGTTTCCCGGTGCCGCTGGAC from Nocardia wallacei carries:
- a CDS encoding acyl-CoA dehydrogenase family protein → MPQDPTADQRFFQSTTRDFLADTMPVSTVRALGEAGTGFDRQWWRRGAELGWTAMLAPENLGGGTISGRPMTELALIATELGRACAPGPFVTTNAVLAGLASAAGTHSRVVTAVLAGAEVATWAIYEPGRGFPPLTIDAPGTRAVPDGSGYRLAGVKDRVESADQADLFLVTARGPEGPVQVLVHADAPGVTVTPGWTLDLVRRTARVSFDDVAVDADAVVHTGDDAAAAVRAQALTAATLTAAEMVGATERALEATLGWLSDRYTFGRPLASYQALKHRMADNKTWLEACRATSAAAAAAWDDGAAAAEEAVSIAKSYVGAQSPAIAQDCVQLHGGIGVTWEHDLHLYLRRITLGRALYGTPEEHRRHITDLLDTAAA
- a CDS encoding LLM class F420-dependent oxidoreductase yields the protein MRFIFHYPESAGYAGDLLDAGPLPEVAAAVEQYGFDAISLSEHPAPGARWLGAGGHQTLDPFVALAFAAAATERLRLLTYLSVAPYRNPMLLAKAAATLDKLSGGRMVLGLGAGYQKSEFHALGVDFDERNALFDEALEVLPRHWSGEPFSYAGRHFDARDVVARPRPVQQPIPMWIGGNSALSRRRVTTHAQGWIPMTGGAELSTTARTPALGTLADVGRAIAKIRADAAAAGRTEHIALVYSYQGAGLANPDLDADRHRAALAEAAEVGVDWVVVSHRTRDYRATLDFVAAFGDTYLGKVAW
- a CDS encoding SDR family NAD(P)-dependent oxidoreductase → MNWFEQRAGLDGTVAVVTGGAGGLGRAIVTDLAANGVRIAVLDKDSEATETLRRELAADRRDALVQLGDARDPATLESFFDAVDARWGRVDTLVNVVGGTFRAPFTETAPKGWDALIRANLGTVLHACALAVPRMRAGGRGGSIVNITTIEAHRAAPGFAVYAAAKAGVEQFARTLAVEVAPDGIRVNNVAPDYVPTPSLARMPHSDNALHDPAGVRIAIPMGRVGTATDISHCVVFLASALSTYLTGTTLHPDGGTYASSGWFNWPQEGWANHAPLRLLREED
- a CDS encoding enoyl-CoA hydratase/isomerase family protein translates to MSDAVLFDARPDGIAVITVNRPERRNCLDSAVRAGLFEAWDRFEHDPALRVAILTGAGTKAFCAGGDLAEMVATGMGVPPREMFPVPYDTVELSKPTIAAVNGAAFAGGWMIAQACDLCVASTTATFAVTEVRVGRSSPWAAPLIHMIPQRIMMELLLTGKPIDARRAYEIGLVNRLAEPGELLDTAVELATEILAGAPLSVRAARDTVMLATEMGRAAALRAARHASVECYTSEDAQEGPRAFAQKRKPQWRGR
- a CDS encoding acyl-CoA dehydrogenase family protein, with the translated sequence MAIDLEPATGIEPVAEFRARARDWLRDHLPPAPPGPAESYSEGAWDRARQLQRILYDGGFAGICFPAEYGGQGLSPAHQLAFTEESIPYEMPLLLNVPTLSICAATLLDLGTEEQKRAHLPAVLRGEEILVQFLSEPRGGSDLAGLTTRAERDGERWILNGSKIWSSGAYAADYGLCLARTNWDVPKHRGLTLFLVPVHAEGVTVQRIKQVTGSTEFCQEFFDDVALPPEAVLGQVDAGWEAASQLLGHERAALGGTSPYTSGARPHLGGEANQLVELARATGQFGDPRTREDIGAARAMNVVRDQLIEHVTAAITSGALPPAAGAITRLFSAENAWLQTDTAVRIAGPTAATHAPGDPADTTQVGLDYLFRAAWSLAGGSTEMARNVISERVLGMPREYAADRDVPFNQVEHGRR